Proteins encoded together in one Gadus chalcogrammus isolate NIFS_2021 chromosome 18, NIFS_Gcha_1.0, whole genome shotgun sequence window:
- the lrrc20 gene encoding leucine-rich repeat-containing protein 20 encodes MAEAVANVVRRVNETVEEGKDRLDLSNCKLINFPDGVFKILKSVIENIHAVTLADNVMKVISSKFFGSFTHLHELDLHCNVLTKLPDAVADVEHLKVIDLANNKFSVFPEKLLEIATLETINLEGNSITEIPVERLSAMPALKWINVKSNPLDKDTLTALQTPHQFEILFTVDA; translated from the exons ATGGCTGAGGCAGTCGCAAATGTGGTCCGAAGAGTTAATGAAACAGTAGAGGAAGGAAAGGATCGTTTAG ACCTGTCAAACTGCAAGTTAATAAATTTCCCAGACGGTGTATTCAAGATCCTTAAAAGCGTTATCGAAAACATTCATGCTGTAACATTGGCTGACAACGTGATGAAGGTCATCTCCAGCAAATTCTTTGGCTCCTTTACCCATCTACACG AGTTGGATCTGCATTGCAATGTTCTCACCAAACTGCCCGACGCTGTGGCCGACGTGGAACACTTGAAGGTCATCGATCTGGCCAATAACAAGTTCTCTGTGTTCCCGGAGAAGCTCTTAGAAATAGCCACCCTGGAGACCATTAACCTGGAGGGGAATAGCATCACAG AGATCCCAGTGGAGAGGCTTTCCGCAATGCCTGCACTGAAGTGGATAAACGTCAAGTCGAATCCTTTGGACAAAGACACTCTGACTGCTCTGCAAACTCCCCACCAATTTGAAATTCTGTTTACAGTCGATGCTTGA
- the ppa1a gene encoding inorganic pyrophosphatase 2, mitochondrial: MSYSIEQRGRPNTPDYRVYFKNSEGKYISPFHDIPIYADEAQNIFHAVVEIPRWTNAKMEIATKDALNPLIQDTKKGNLRYVANVFPHKGYIWNYGAIPQTWEDPGHKDGDTGCCGDNDPIDICDIGNKVCTRGEVIKIKVLGTLALIDEGETDWKVIVINSEDPEAAEFNNIDDVRRLKPGYLEATFDWFKRYKVPDGKPENQFAFNGEFKDRDFAIETVKSTHEFWKALVGKKTDAGGLNCMNTCVLDSPFQCSSGDAKATVDAAAAFGAEECIPNAVDKSFFYEK; encoded by the exons ATGAGCTATTCTATCGAGCAGAGGGGCAGGCCAAATACCCCGGACTACAGGGTGTACTTCA AAAACTCTGAGGGAAAGTATATTTCTCCATTCCACGACATACCGATCTACGCCGATGAAGCACAG AATATTTTCCATGCTGTGGTGGAGATTCCAAGGTGGACAAATGCAAAAATGGAG ATTGCCACCAAAGACGCCCTCAACCCACTGATACAGGACACCAAGAAGGGCAATCTACGTTATGTAGCCAACGTATTTCCTCACAAGGGGTACATCTGGAACTACGGAGCCATCCCACAG ACATGGGAGGACCCTGGACACAAGGACGGTGACACGGGATGCTGTGGCGATAACGACCCCATTGATATTTGTGACATAGGCAATAAG GTTTGCACACGAGGCGAGGTCATCAAAATCAAGGTGCTAGGCACCCTGGCTCTGATCGACGAAGGGGAGACTGACTGGAAGGTCATCGTGATCAATTCAGAGGACCCAGAAGCGGCAGAATTTAACA ATATTGATGACGTCAGAAGACTCAAGCCGGGCTACCTTGAGGCCACTTTCGATTGGTTCAAGAGATACAAAGTCCCGGATGGAAAACCTGAAAACCAGTTTGCATTCAATGGAGAATTTAAAGACAGG GACTTTGCCATTGAGACTGTGAAAAGTACTCATGAGTTCTGGAAGGCGCTCGTTGGCAAGAAAACTGATGCTGGTGGATTAAATTG CATGAACACCTGTGTCTTGGACAGTCCCTTCCAGTGCTCCAGCGGCGATGCCAAGGCCACAGTGGACGCA GCTGCTGCTTTTGGAGCAGAGGAATGCATTCCAAATGcag ttgACAAGAGCTTTTTCTATGAGAAGTAA
- the sar1aa gene encoding GTP-binding protein SAR1b: MSFLFDWIYRGFSGVLQFLGLYKKSGKMVFLGLDNAGKTTLLNVLKDGRLAQHVPTWHPTSEELTIAGMTFTTFDLGGHEQARRLWSNYLLAINAVVFIVDCAAHDRLGESKIELDALLQNENISNVPFLVLGNKIDRPEAISEGALRGAFGIDNQVTGKGSVSAEQLHGRPLEVFMCSVQEKQGYGEGFRWLSQYMD, encoded by the exons ATGTCTTTCTTATTTGACTGGATCTACAGAGGGTTTAGTGGTGTTTTACAGTTTCTAG GCCTTTACAAAAAGAGTGGTAAGATGGTATTCCTGGGCCTGGACAACGCTGGTAAAACAACACTTCTAAACGTGCTGAAAGATGGTCGACTTGCACAACACGTGCCCACGTGGCATCCGA CCTCTGAGGAGCTAACCATCGCTGGCATGACATTTACCACGTTTGATTTGGGAGGTCACGAACAAG CCAGAAGACTCTGGAGTAACTACCTGCTGGCGATCAACGCTGTGGTCTTCATAGTGGACTGCGCCGCTCATGACCGGCTTGGGGAATCCAAGATAGAGCTGGAc GCTCTGCTACAGAATGAGAACATCAGCAATGTGCCGTTTCTGGTGCTGGGGAACAAAATCGACCGTCCAGAGGCTATCAGCGAGGGGGCACTCAGGGGAGCGTTTGGGATCGACAACCAGGTCACAGGAAAG GGCAGCGTCTCGGCGGAGCAGCTGCACGGCCGGCCGCTGGAGGTGTTCATGTGCAGCGTGCAGGAGAAGCAGGGCTACGGAGAGGGCTTCCGCTGGCTGTCGCAGTACATGGACTGA